The sequence TTGCGTTATTTTTTCCTCTATCTTTCCAAGACGCTCTTGTTCGTCCGTTTTTACCTGCTCTTGTCTTATTTCTTCTTTCTTTGATAATATCAAGCTCGTTTGATAATTTGCTATTTCCGAAAGCTGCTCCGCCGTTAGGGTTGCTTCTTCCCCTATGCTTGCTACGTACTGCTCTACCAACTGCTGTATTTCATTTGTTTGCTCTGCATTTAAATTTATGTTCTCTATCTTTCTTTCCGGCAACGTCCACTCTTGCGCTTCATATTTTACTCCTAATATTTCCGCCAATCTCTCTTGCACAAATTCTTCGTTTATTATTACTGTTTCTGTTCTTGTTTGCCCGTTTTCCGTTTCTTCCCCTACCGTTACCTGCGCTCCCAACGTAAAAATATCCGCGTTATATACATACTCTTCTTTTAACTCTTCTATTTCTTCTTTTATTCTTAACTCTCTTATTTTCCTTTCTACTTTGTAATAGTTCTCTTCATCTTTTACTTCACCTAATATTTCGTATAACTTATCTATATCTGTTATGTTTGCTATATTTGCTATCTGCGCAATTACCTCCGCCGCCGTTTGCGGCTGCTGCGTGCTATCTCCGCCTTGCTCCCCTATATCGTTTAGCTTATAATATCCATTTATTTCTTTACTGCTCTCTAATTTCATATCTCCTAACGACTGCATATATCCGTAATTCATTATCCGCTCGCCCGATTTTAACGTTAATCCTTTTCCTCCCGTTATTGTCGCTTCGCTTCCTATTGCCGCTCCGTTATATATTCCTTTTATTGCGCTTGCCTCTATCTTGTTTGCCGCATATATCTCTCCGCTGTTTCTTATATCCCCGTTTACTACCGCGTTTATATCGTTTGCTTTTATATACCCGCTTTCTTCGTTAATAAAATTTCCTAACCCTACGTCTAAACCCATCTCCCCGTCGGAATATATTTCCCCGCCGTTTACAAACCCTCTTGCCGCTTCTATTTCTATTGCGCCTCCGGTTATGCTTGCCCCAAAAATATTTCTTATTTCTTTATTTGACTTCAACCCAAACTTTTCCCCTGCATACATCTTATTGTAATTTACTATTTCGTCCGCTTTTATTTTTATTTCTTTTTCCGACGTTATTTCTCCCGCGTTATTATTATTGAAGTCCTTTTCCGACGTTATTTCCAAAAGGTTTTTTGCATATATTGCGCCGTCATTATTTATTTGCGCTTTCCCCGCTATGCTTATATTATTGCCCGTTATTTGCGCATTTATCTCATTTATTATACTGCCTGCCGCATTTACTAACAACCCTTCTTTTGCGTATATCCCGCCGATATTTAATATATTAACGCCGTCTATTTTTATTGCTTCCTCCGACGATATTTTTCCCTCGTTATTTACTTCTTTTCCCGCTTTGATTATTATTTCATTGCTTGCTTGTATATCGCCGCCGTTGGTTATTTCTTCGCCTGCTGTCACCGTTATCTTTGCCGACTCTATTGCCGCTCCCGCCGCATTGCTTATCCCTTTGTCCGTTTTTATATTTAATACGTTTTGCCCGTATATTATTGCATCGTTGGTTACTTGCTTTTTTGCCGTTATTGTTACTTCATTGCCTGCGTATATATTCCCGTAATTGTTTACTTGCCCGCCGAGCGTTGCAATGCTTATTTTCTCTGCGTTAATTATCCCTGTTACGCTGTTTCTTATTTCCCCTTCCGATTTAACATTTATTTCTTTTCCCGCATACATTACTCCATTGTTTTCTACTCCGCCTTTTGCTTCTATTTCTATTGCTTCCTCTGTTGCTTCTGCTCTTATTTCCGCTCTGTTTTCCAATTTTCCCTTCACTTTCATCTTCACGCCTTTCTTTCCGTTTACTTCCATTTCCTCCAACATCAAATTCCCGTTTACATCAAACTCTATTTCGTTTACATCGCTTATTAAATCTTTTCTTAACCTTACTCCCACTCCATCCTGCGTAGCTATTATGCTTATTCTTCCCGCATAGATCCCTCCAAATACGCTTGAATCTATCCCGAACTCCGGCTTCACTTCTTCCGCTACGCCTTCCTCGCTTGTTACTTCAAACCGCTTCTTTTCTTCATTATATACCGCCTGCTTATTTCCGCTTATTACCTGTATTTCGCTACTTGCTCCCCCTACTATATCTCCGTTTATCTCTATTATTGCCCCAATTATTTGCGCGTAATCTACTTCCCTTGCGTCTATACCTAAATTATACGCTACTATATTTCCGCTTTTATCCGTTACGTTTCTTCCCACTACGCTTATTATTGCATTGGCTTCTTTTGACATCATAAACGGATTTAATTTTCCTTGAGCGTCTAACGTATTGTTTGCATCCCCCATTCCGCTTGCTCCGCTTATCAGCGACAGCTTCTGCGTATTTATAAATCCCCCGCCGCTTATCATTATTCCGTTTGGGTTGGCTATTATCAAATCCGCTCTCTTTCCAGCTATCTCCACATATCCGTTTATTTTTGTTTGTTTTACTCCTGTTACTTCATTCAATATTATTTCCGCTTCTTTTCCGCCTTCCTTATTATAATTCGGGTTACCGTATATTACCCCGCCTATATTCGTGTTTGTCGCTTCCCCTTTATAATTATTTATTATCAAGTTCTCTTCGTTTACATTGAAATCTTTATAGTAGTTTGCGCTCACCCCTCCTGCGCTTGGCCTGTTTATTTGCACCACCGGCGTTCCGTTTTGCGTTCTGTCTATCTCTATTTCTCCCCGTCCCCGCCCATTATCCGCTTCCAGCCCTTTCACAGGGTTATCTGCCGTATTATTTAACGAGTGGTTTACTATGTTTGTTGACGACGAGTTTTCTCCCAACTCCGCGCTCGCCGCGTAGGCTTTTTCTTCTCCCAATATTCCCGCTACGCTTTCTACTATTATCCCTTGCCCTATTGATATCATTACCGATATCATTATTGCTATTACCTTTCTCACTCTTTCCCTCGCTTTCATTCTACTGCCCCTTTATTTTTTTATTTATTTACTCTATTTTTTGTTCTTTATATTTCCCGTCTTTGTCCCAGCCATTATTTCCTATTTTCTAATTCCTAACTCCTAATTGTCGTTAACTACCAGCTTACTCCAACTTTCCAATAAACAGCTTCTTCTTCTTTTGACATATTGTCTCTTGTTTGCAAATATTTTGGGCTATGCAATCCTTTAGCGTAAACTAACGACATATTTATATATTGCCCGTAATAATTTAAAGACGCTCCCGCTCCCATCATATAACCGCTTTTTGAATTGTATTCTTTATCGTATATATCTTCATATTTATCTTCTACATATCCGAAATCATAAAACACGGACAAATGCGTTTTTGCAAGCAGCGAATTTAACGAATCGCCAAGCAAAAATACCGTTTTATATTTCATTGCCGCGCTGCCGGTTAAAACATTCGGCATAAGCTGCAACGCGTTTACCTTAAAATCATTCCTTGCGTAAAATCCGTTATCGCCGCTTATAGAACTTTCTTTAAAACCTCTTGTAGAATACTCTCCGCCTACGCTAAACTGATTTGCTCCGTAAAGGCTGTTAAAACTATACTGCGAATCTATTGTTAAAGTATAAGACAGCGGAAGTCTATTTCTAACGCCGGAATTTTTGTTTTTTGTAAGCAGAGGAATAGAAAACCCCGTATTAAAATACAGATACAATTTTAACAAATTATACTCAAGTCTTGGGTCGCTGCTGAGCATTTCATAATTCATGTAAGTGTCGGCATCGGTCTTTGACCCAAACCAACTTACTCCTCTTTGGTAAGAAGGTTTTAATATTATCGTTCCCAAACTTGTATATATTACGTTGTTAAAATATACGGACACATTGCTTCTTCTGCCGCTTCCCGTTTCGCTTCTTACGTCTCTTATATAACTTTCGGTATCTTTTATTTCCACTCCGCTTCCAAAATTTAATTTATAAATCTGCGTTCTGTATATTACTCTGTCCAAAGTATAAGCTTGGCTTAACGATTGCCCCGTTATATGAAAACGAGTGTATTGACCTTCAACCGTGCTTTTATAGTTAGAATAATTTAAAGACGCGTTAAGCGTCCAATACCCGAAAGGAAACGACACGGCGCCCTGCAACGCTTTGCTGAATTTCTTTTTTTCATCGTCATTATTAAACATGTCCAACGTTTTATACGCGTGGCTTTGTCCGTAATCTACAGACGAATCTTTTTTATCCAAGTTAAATAAACTGTCGCTGTTTTCCGTGTAACTTATATATATGTTGTCGTTAATAGAAAGCAAATTATCCTGACTTACGCTTAAATTCAAAACTTGTTCGCCTGTAGATTTTGAACCGCCGTTGTTGTAATTTAAATTTAGGAATGTAGTTCTTGCGCCGGAGGCAACTCCGCCGGCAAGCGGGTTTTGATTGTTAATAATTACAATATTGGAGTATGCTTGCTCTAACGCACGTTTGTCTGCAGCCGGAGCAATTTCCATTGTAACGTTGTTTGACTGCAGCCTGTTCATTTGGTCTAAACCCTGCTCAAAAACATTCATATTAACAGGCTTATTGACGGCAAACGGGAATGCAAAAAAAAGGCGGGCGTTATTTCTAAATTTTCCGATTTTTGAAACGGTTTTGCTTGCGTTATCTTTTGTAACCTGCTCCAGTGATATCTTGCCGGTTTTTCCTTCTTCTACTATTACAATAAAAGTCGTTTCCGTTTGTCCCGTTTCTTTATTGTCTATTATATTTATTTGTTCCGGGTCAAAATAGACTTTTGTCGTAATATACCCTCTGCTGATATAGTATTTTAAAAGCATAGATTGCAGCAGCGAAACGTTATATTTGTTTATAGGTTTGTTTAGGAATTGCTTTAATACGGCTTTATGCAATGTTTTGCCGGAAAAAATTTTATTTCCAATTACTACTATTTTGTCAAACTTATAAATAGTATCCGCGTCGGACTGCATAATATCTTCCGCAGCGCCGCCGCCCTCAGGAAGCACAATGCCCTCTTTAACCCTGCTGTCTCTTACCCTTTGCGTTTCCAAAATATTTCTTATGTTTTCCTTGTACTGCTTTTCCTGCTCCTGCTGTTGAAGAATCTGTTGCCGCTCATGTTCCCCCGGCGGCAGCACAGATTGGGCAAATGCAAAATTAAAAGACGCCAACACAGTTAACATAGCTAAAAATACGGAAATACGCTTTTTCATTTTATTCATAGTTTTTTTCACGAATTCATTTATAAAAAACTGTCTAAATCAAAAATTTCCGCGATATTATTTGAAGCGTTTAGAAGCGCGACGGTTTTTCTGCCGTAGCGCGACCCGCAAGCTTCGCCCGGGTTTAGAAACAACGTTTCTTCGCTTTTTTCTATCTTTGGTTTATGCGTGTGTCCGTAAAAAATATAATTATATTCTTTGCTAACATGTAAAAGAGGTCTGTGAGACATAACAAATTTTTTATTTTCTATTGTAAACTCAAACGGCTCCGGTTTTATAATTCCAAAACTTGAAATTATATTTTCAAGCGCCGCGCGTTCAAAATCGTTATTGCCGAAAACAGCTTTAAACCCGCAGTTAAGTTTAGCAAATTCTTGCGCCGCAGAAGGCGAAAAAATATCTCCGCAATGTAAAACCAAATTTACATTGCGGAGATTAAAGAACTCTATTGCCTGTTTTATACAAACTAAACTGTCATGAGTGTCTGAAAGTATGCCTATTAACATATTATTTATAGGAAGATTAGGGAGCCGGAAAATTTGAGAGTTTAGAGAAGCTATAGTCGTTAAGTTTTTGCCGTTGCTAAACATTCCAACGTTCTATCTTCCCTCCTTCTGCCGTTTCTACACCGACTGCACTTCTTTTACTTCCGCAACAGCGTCTTTAATAGCTTTTGTTACGCCATACTGCAAAGTCATTGCCGCCATTGGGCAGCTGCCGCAAGCGCCCACAAGTTTTACTTTTACTATTCCGT is a genomic window of Endomicrobium proavitum containing:
- a CDS encoding metallophosphoesterase, yielding MFSNGKNLTTIASLNSQIFRLPNLPINNMLIGILSDTHDSLVCIKQAIEFFNLRNVNLVLHCGDIFSPSAAQEFAKLNCGFKAVFGNNDFERAALENIISSFGIIKPEPFEFTIENKKFVMSHRPLLHVSKEYNYIFYGHTHKPKIEKSEETLFLNPGEACGSRYGRKTVALLNASNNIAEIFDLDSFL
- a CDS encoding ShlB/FhaC/HecB family hemolysin secretion/activation protein; its protein translation is MNKMKKRISVFLAMLTVLASFNFAFAQSVLPPGEHERQQILQQQEQEKQYKENIRNILETQRVRDSRVKEGIVLPEGGGAAEDIMQSDADTIYKFDKIVVIGNKIFSGKTLHKAVLKQFLNKPINKYNVSLLQSMLLKYYISRGYITTKVYFDPEQINIIDNKETGQTETTFIVIVEEGKTGKISLEQVTKDNASKTVSKIGKFRNNARLFFAFPFAVNKPVNMNVFEQGLDQMNRLQSNNVTMEIAPAADKRALEQAYSNIVIINNQNPLAGGVASGARTTFLNLNYNNGGSKSTGEQVLNLSVSQDNLLSINDNIYISYTENSDSLFNLDKKDSSVDYGQSHAYKTLDMFNNDDEKKKFSKALQGAVSFPFGYWTLNASLNYSNYKSTVEGQYTRFHITGQSLSQAYTLDRVIYRTQIYKLNFGSGVEIKDTESYIRDVRSETGSGRRSNVSVYFNNVIYTSLGTIILKPSYQRGVSWFGSKTDADTYMNYEMLSSDPRLEYNLLKLYLYFNTGFSIPLLTKNKNSGVRNRLPLSYTLTIDSQYSFNSLYGANQFSVGGEYSTRGFKESSISGDNGFYARNDFKVNALQLMPNVLTGSAAMKYKTVFLLGDSLNSLLAKTHLSVFYDFGYVEDKYEDIYDKEYNSKSGYMMGAGASLNYYGQYINMSLVYAKGLHSPKYLQTRDNMSKEEEAVYWKVGVSW
- a CDS encoding NifU family protein, which codes for MSLKEKVEAALNTVRPHLQADGGNVELIDVSDDGIVKVKLVGACGSCPMAAMTLQYGVTKAIKDAVAEVKEVQSV